A genome region from Bacteroides stercoris ATCC 43183 includes the following:
- a CDS encoding SusC/RagA family TonB-linked outer membrane protein encodes MNLKRLAKRALATLSLSMLCLIAFAQGHQISGTVIDGTGEPIIGANVLEVGTTNGVITDIDGNFKLSVQPNAKIQVSFIGYITQTVTVGSQKNIKVTLKEDAQALDEVVVVGYGTMKKTDVTGSLASVSADKLAARGALRVEDALQGSVPGVNITATNSRANGKFSMQIRGQSSINNSNGPLYVVDGMVVSSIDFLNSEDIERIDVLKDASSTAIYGSRASEGVILITTKGAGAGQSKAQPVEITYDGYYGIRKVARMPKFMESTEWMNYRFAKYTTSSGPDETGHIKYIIKDADLQSVFQNGTEWKESPLYARWMNNESYDWADQVLQTGSQQNHFISASGASEKTSYRLGAGYQGEENVFKKNSYDRFNIKAAFDSKLSKVVEAGMSVNMVYDVQDDWITDSSNAYSPYNNAFWFAPVISPWDEDGNLLARPAKVGNMSLTSTPSPLVDLDIDAYENQTRKFHVFGNAYLRFNLMKGLKFTTTFSPNFYHGRQGIFMGTGVSDKYPDGTAYYQNKKQNYASVVNTDRMDWTWDNQIDFTKTWGNHRLGAMGLFSMYRTDKETYTQSVTDISDDRLSYHAMEKGAKNQATKSSYTESSMVSVAARLNYAYKERYMATVTVRADASSRFAKGNRWGWFPSAALAWRMSEEDFLKDVEWLDNLKLRLSYGITGNNNVGDYATSYYTSGPSYAVIGGNEFQGYYGNGIIDQALMWEKIKEFNFGVDFAVLQNRINITADAYRRLADGQIMKSTVPLETGESSLTTNIGSVQNAGIELGVNFGVIRNQNFTWDVNVAFARNWSKIKELPSGDDVSNNWFIGERLNVLRDYTYAGVITADGVTMHTINGDKHYTLQEVYDKYGPKSPNKLKWYEGQMAVNDWNDDGKINDEDKQIYGCTDPKWTGSLSSTMTYKGFDFSFMLYTKQGQWSRSYFHEQYMDISDRGRQKMSFDYYIPAGTPVLDKATGDITYLETPHMGAYPYPNNYEKTGGGYFSKSSSGVRYQKTSFVKVKNITLGYTFPKKWMSKIAVKHLRLYVNVLNPFCFTGYDGFDPEWASANLTDGGPASVTYQIGANIKF; translated from the coding sequence ATGAATCTAAAAAGACTTGCAAAAAGAGCATTGGCTACTCTGTCGTTGAGTATGCTATGCTTAATCGCCTTTGCACAAGGTCACCAAATCTCAGGTACCGTAATCGACGGTACAGGTGAACCTATTATCGGTGCAAACGTATTGGAAGTAGGTACGACCAACGGTGTAATTACCGATATTGACGGTAATTTCAAACTCAGTGTACAGCCCAATGCAAAAATCCAGGTATCATTTATCGGTTATATCACGCAAACCGTTACAGTGGGCAGCCAAAAGAACATTAAGGTAACACTGAAAGAAGATGCGCAGGCATTGGATGAAGTGGTGGTGGTAGGTTACGGAACAATGAAGAAAACCGATGTGACAGGTTCCTTGGCTTCGGTTTCTGCCGATAAATTGGCCGCCCGTGGTGCGCTTCGCGTAGAAGATGCTCTGCAGGGATCTGTTCCGGGAGTCAACATCACGGCAACCAACAGTCGCGCCAATGGTAAATTCAGCATGCAAATCCGCGGTCAATCTTCCATTAACAATTCAAACGGTCCTCTTTACGTAGTGGATGGTATGGTAGTCTCTTCTATCGACTTTCTGAACTCCGAAGATATCGAACGTATCGATGTGCTGAAAGATGCTTCTTCCACAGCCATCTACGGTTCGCGTGCATCCGAAGGAGTGATTTTGATTACCACTAAAGGAGCCGGAGCCGGACAAAGCAAAGCCCAACCGGTAGAAATTACATACGATGGTTACTACGGTATCCGAAAAGTAGCCCGCATGCCCAAATTCATGGAGTCTACGGAATGGATGAACTACCGCTTTGCCAAATATACAACTTCAAGCGGTCCGGATGAAACGGGACATATCAAATATATAATCAAAGATGCAGACTTGCAGTCTGTATTCCAGAATGGCACTGAGTGGAAAGAGTCGCCTTTGTATGCACGGTGGATGAATAATGAAAGTTATGATTGGGCAGACCAGGTGTTGCAGACCGGTTCACAACAAAACCACTTCATCAGTGCAAGCGGTGCAAGCGAGAAAACATCCTACCGCTTGGGCGCTGGTTATCAAGGCGAAGAAAATGTTTTCAAGAAAAACAGCTATGACCGCTTCAACATCAAAGCTGCTTTCGACAGCAAATTATCTAAAGTAGTGGAAGCAGGTATGTCGGTCAATATGGTATACGATGTACAGGATGACTGGATTACCGATTCTTCCAATGCGTATTCTCCTTACAACAATGCTTTCTGGTTTGCTCCGGTCATTTCTCCGTGGGATGAAGACGGAAACCTGTTGGCCAGACCAGCAAAAGTGGGCAATATGTCTTTAACATCTACTCCGTCTCCATTGGTTGATTTGGATATCGATGCTTACGAAAACCAGACCCGCAAATTCCATGTGTTCGGTAATGCTTATCTCCGCTTCAATCTTATGAAAGGACTGAAATTCACAACGACTTTCTCTCCCAACTTCTACCATGGACGTCAAGGTATCTTCATGGGTACCGGCGTTTCGGACAAATATCCTGACGGAACGGCATATTACCAGAATAAAAAGCAAAACTATGCATCGGTTGTCAACACAGACCGGATGGACTGGACATGGGATAACCAGATTGATTTCACCAAGACCTGGGGCAATCACCGCTTGGGAGCTATGGGATTGTTCTCCATGTATAGAACAGACAAAGAGACTTATACCCAATCCGTTACCGATATATCAGACGACAGATTGTCTTATCATGCCATGGAAAAAGGTGCCAAAAACCAGGCTACCAAGTCCTCGTATACCGAATCGTCCATGGTTTCCGTAGCTGCCCGCCTGAACTACGCCTACAAAGAACGTTACATGGCCACAGTTACCGTACGTGCCGATGCCTCTTCACGCTTCGCAAAAGGCAACCGCTGGGGATGGTTCCCCTCTGCCGCCCTGGCATGGAGAATGTCTGAAGAAGATTTCCTGAAAGATGTGGAATGGTTGGATAATCTGAAACTTCGCCTGTCCTATGGTATTACCGGTAACAATAATGTAGGAGATTATGCTACAAGCTATTACACATCGGGACCGTCTTATGCTGTAATCGGCGGTAATGAATTCCAAGGTTATTACGGTAACGGAATCATTGACCAAGCCCTGATGTGGGAGAAAATCAAGGAATTCAACTTCGGTGTGGACTTTGCCGTATTGCAGAACCGGATCAATATAACGGCAGATGCTTATCGCCGCCTTGCCGACGGACAAATCATGAAATCGACAGTGCCTTTGGAAACCGGAGAAAGCAGTCTGACAACCAACATTGGCTCTGTTCAGAACGCCGGTATTGAGTTGGGCGTCAACTTCGGAGTTATACGCAACCAGAACTTTACATGGGATGTCAATGTAGCATTCGCACGCAACTGGAGTAAAATCAAAGAATTGCCGAGCGGAGACGATGTCAGCAACAACTGGTTCATAGGCGAACGCCTGAATGTACTGCGCGACTACACCTATGCAGGTGTAATTACGGCGGACGGAGTCACGATGCACACTATCAATGGAGACAAACACTATACATTACAGGAAGTGTACGACAAATATGGTCCCAAGAGTCCCAATAAACTGAAATGGTACGAAGGCCAGATGGCTGTAAACGACTGGAACGATGATGGAAAAATCAATGACGAGGACAAGCAGATTTATGGATGCACCGACCCTAAATGGACCGGTAGCCTGAGCTCCACAATGACCTATAAAGGCTTCGACTTCTCGTTTATGCTTTACACCAAACAAGGACAATGGTCACGCAGTTATTTCCACGAACAATACATGGATATCAGCGACCGTGGCCGTCAAAAGATGAGTTTCGATTACTATATCCCAGCAGGAACTCCGGTTTTGGACAAGGCAACAGGAGACATCACTTACTTGGAAACACCGCATATGGGTGCTTACCCCTATCCTAACAATTATGAAAAAACCGGTGGCGGTTACTTCAGTAAAAGCAGCTCGGGAGTAAGATACCAAAAAACGTCTTTTGTAAAGGTTAAAAACATCACTTTAGGTTATACTTTCCCGAAGAAGTGGATGAGCAAAATAGCCGTTAAACATTTACGCCTTTACGTAAACGTACTTAATCCGTTCTGCTTCACCGGCTACGATGGTTTCGATCCGGAATGGGCAAGCGCAAACCTGACTGACGGCGGACCGGCTTCCGTAACCTACCAGATTGGTGCAAATATCAAATTCTAA
- a CDS encoding RagB/SusD family nutrient uptake outer membrane protein, with protein MKLYKKLLYTMCMAGSITLTGCDDFLTPDNKSAVNDVEYFTTSAGLQALTYDAYAQLKNIFNSSDVTAYFNSGTDLYQDGRNDISAALHRWSNFTPENGTVKNFYTDCYDGIRSCLAIQYYAAQSTVSEDIKQKNIDEGRFIECLYYYLLVNNFGGVPLVTEYAKQAGEIKEQPRATAEAVYTHIITELTNIIDNNKLVASSATKGGGEASIEAVKALLAKTYLSAAWDLKKDDYFTKAAAYADEVIAGRKLTTEFAKLWAADRSGDDDEEFIFDVEYDAENQHDKNDGNRWQSFFSNYYGGSEEGMKNGSSSFIPYMHALRNFEKGDKRYDATFMKTLLVKKEWDIKNGFKDEKGKPIGDYFSFYKNGGKADGKMVGVYYPAYWESDAASVAEWRAKDPENRKNTFIIPQNDKTAKMEPMSTYVKDLAEYPDGVIAKYDFDDASTQKLSWSVQPCRKFDDSQTADYNAGKSFRDLHVITLPEMFFVAAEAYYKLNDPKALERLNVVRERAGLTAENNIDLDIILKESACEMFGNGYRRMDLRRTGKLVEYNNKYNPHMIGTAAATIGEKLLWPIPQAAIDANGQLSMEDQNPGY; from the coding sequence ATGAAACTATATAAAAAACTATTATACACAATGTGCATGGCTGGCTCTATCACATTGACCGGCTGTGACGATTTCCTCACACCTGACAATAAAAGCGCGGTAAATGATGTGGAATATTTTACCACTTCTGCCGGTTTACAAGCTCTGACATACGATGCATACGCCCAACTGAAAAATATCTTTAACAGCAGTGATGTAACCGCTTATTTCAACTCCGGAACAGACTTGTATCAGGATGGACGCAATGATATCAGTGCAGCTCTTCACCGTTGGTCTAATTTTACTCCTGAAAATGGGACTGTAAAAAACTTCTATACGGATTGCTACGATGGAATACGTTCATGTCTTGCCATTCAGTACTATGCTGCACAATCAACGGTGAGTGAAGATATAAAACAAAAAAACATTGATGAAGGCCGTTTCATCGAGTGTTTGTATTATTACTTGCTGGTCAATAACTTTGGTGGCGTTCCTTTAGTAACCGAATATGCCAAACAGGCCGGTGAAATCAAAGAACAGCCCCGTGCTACGGCAGAAGCAGTATATACGCATATCATCACAGAACTGACCAACATTATCGACAATAACAAATTGGTTGCTTCTTCTGCAACAAAAGGAGGAGGGGAAGCCAGCATAGAAGCCGTTAAGGCATTGCTGGCAAAAACTTACTTGTCTGCTGCATGGGACTTAAAGAAAGATGATTACTTTACCAAAGCGGCAGCCTATGCCGACGAAGTTATAGCCGGACGCAAACTGACAACCGAATTTGCCAAATTATGGGCAGCTGACCGCTCCGGAGATGACGATGAAGAGTTTATCTTCGATGTGGAATACGATGCAGAAAACCAGCATGACAAAAATGACGGTAATCGTTGGCAGAGTTTCTTTTCCAACTATTACGGGGGTAGTGAAGAAGGCATGAAAAATGGTAGTTCATCTTTCATACCTTACATGCATGCATTGAGAAATTTTGAAAAAGGAGACAAACGCTACGATGCAACTTTCATGAAGACCCTACTGGTCAAGAAAGAATGGGATATCAAGAACGGATTTAAAGATGAAAAAGGCAAGCCTATCGGCGACTATTTCTCTTTCTACAAAAATGGCGGTAAAGCTGACGGCAAAATGGTAGGAGTGTATTATCCGGCTTATTGGGAAAGTGACGCTGCTTCCGTTGCTGAGTGGCGTGCCAAAGACCCGGAAAACCGGAAAAACACATTTATCATTCCACAAAATGATAAGACAGCCAAAATGGAGCCAATGTCCACTTACGTAAAAGATCTGGCAGAATATCCGGACGGGGTTATTGCCAAATATGATTTTGACGATGCCTCCACGCAAAAACTCAGTTGGTCTGTACAGCCTTGCCGTAAATTTGACGATAGCCAAACCGCTGACTATAATGCCGGAAAGAGTTTCCGCGACCTCCACGTAATCACACTGCCGGAAATGTTTTTCGTAGCAGCCGAAGCTTACTACAAATTGAATGATCCCAAAGCCTTGGAGCGTTTGAATGTTGTACGTGAACGCGCCGGTTTAACAGCTGAAAATAATATTGATTTGGACATCATATTGAAAGAGTCGGCCTGCGAAATGTTTGGAAACGGTTATCGTCGTATGGACCTTCGTCGTACCGGTAAATTGGTTGAATACAACAACAAATACAATCCGCATATGATAGGTACAGCCGCTGCTACCATAGGAGAAAAATTATTATGGCCTATCCCACAAGCAGCTATCGATGCCAACGGCCAGTTGAGTATGGAAGACCAAAATCCCGGATATTGA
- a CDS encoding two-component regulator propeller domain-containing protein — protein MRKLLYLVIGLLFVFALPSGAQPECVFTHYSSEEELSQNTVMNILQDRKGNMWFATWDGINKFDGYDFRTYKAKFDNRINLTNNRVDYMYEDRYGFLWLLTYDNQAWRFNPRTEVFEHVPAMKEEGSRFVVTSIKVLPCGSVWLLSEEEGAIRLKTDPESFRLSPEMYSADNGLFPAARVYDVYEDASGNEWMLTDNGLGMLAAGSGALTSFFVEKTLKKEKGGQIFYTAQECGNEIFFGSDSGRVWRYQKKNGRFLLLQLPCASHIVAVGKIDEHNLIMVTETDGFFTYNASAKTTVHYPASRLPGAPVHSIYIDRNSEVWFGQDIAGTVAHFNARTKVLKTEVIPVEPTSTDRSRPAFHVHEDIFGSVWVHPYGGGFSRFDKAANCLRPFYNGFSDTDWRFSNKIHSAFSDRQGNLWMCTHSKGLEKITFRSSFFSMMTPEPHRYESLSNEVRALCEDTEHNLWVGLKDGKIRIYDKNRTELGYFTETGTISHAGIPLKGNTYCIFQDSKHNIWIATKGEGLVKARPQGGGHYKLTRYCHSRDDIYSLSDNNVYCVYEDVKGRIWVATFGGGINYLTHNRGGREIFVNHRNNLKGFPIDNCHKVRFVTGDHRGNIWIATTVGALMVNSDFKKPEDAVFHHYVRVQNDVNSLSNNDVHYILSTRKNELYLVTFGGGLNKLQTIDAAGDAIFKSYGVAEGLPSDILLSIREDNKGNLWMSTENGISKFIPEEERFENYADGHVSPHVRFSEAASAYTSWGDLLFGTSNGVLLFNPDSIRKSTYVPPLVFSKLLIANEDVVPDEKNILKESLDDTRELKLSHEENIFTIRFAALDYTEPAGIQYAYILEGFEKSWNYVGKQRTATYTNLPKGHYVFKVRATNADGVWTDNMRLLDIEVLPSFWETPFAYFLYVLFVLLIIITAVYILFTIYRLKHEVVVEQHMTDMKLRFFTDISHELRTPLTLISGPVEYVLEHTQLPADAREQLQVVERNTNRMLRLINQILDFRKIQNKKMKMQVQRVNVVAFTRKIMENFDSVAEEHHIDFLFETEKPELYLWVDVDKYEKIIFNLLSNAFKYTPNGKMIKVFIHEDEETVSIGVQDQGIGIAENKKKSIFVRFENLVDRNLFNPSTGIGLSLVKELVEMHKALITVDSKLGEGSCFKIDFMKGKEQYDESVEFMQDDITVGLEAYHRQTADTEDAQSSQPETGSQEKGGGDASKDLMLLVEDNSELRIFLRSIFASEYRIVEAANGMEGLNKALKFLPDIIISDVMMPEKDGIAMTRELRADMTTSHIPIVLLTAKSSIESKLEGLEYGADDYITKPFSATYLKARVKNLLAQRQKLQTLYRQNLMQAGAVAAVADEQSIGNVQDNPQTDKSAAMSPNDRKFMDKLIELMEKNMDNGDLVVDDFVQELAVSRSVFFKKLKTLTGLAPIEFIKEMRINRAAQLIATGEYSMTQISYMVGINDPRYFSKCFKQKKGMTPTEYRDKVLK, from the coding sequence ATGAGAAAACTTCTATATCTGGTCATAGGCTTATTGTTTGTATTTGCGTTACCGTCCGGAGCACAGCCGGAGTGTGTCTTTACCCATTATTCGTCCGAAGAGGAACTTTCGCAGAATACTGTCATGAATATTCTGCAAGACAGAAAGGGAAATATGTGGTTTGCCACTTGGGATGGCATCAATAAATTCGATGGGTATGATTTCAGGACTTATAAGGCAAAGTTTGATAACCGCATTAACCTGACAAACAACCGGGTGGACTATATGTATGAAGACCGGTACGGCTTTCTGTGGCTGCTCACTTACGACAATCAGGCTTGGCGTTTTAATCCCCGTACCGAAGTATTTGAACATGTTCCTGCCATGAAAGAAGAAGGAAGCCGGTTTGTGGTAACTTCAATCAAGGTATTGCCTTGCGGTTCGGTCTGGTTGCTTTCGGAGGAAGAAGGGGCTATCCGCCTCAAGACCGATCCGGAGAGTTTTCGCCTTTCGCCAGAGATGTATTCAGCTGATAACGGTTTGTTCCCGGCCGCACGCGTATATGATGTTTATGAGGATGCTTCCGGAAATGAGTGGATGCTGACTGACAACGGGCTGGGGATGCTTGCTGCCGGAAGTGGTGCCCTTACGTCCTTTTTCGTAGAGAAAACATTGAAGAAAGAGAAAGGCGGCCAAATTTTTTATACAGCCCAGGAATGTGGAAATGAAATCTTTTTCGGGTCGGATAGCGGACGCGTATGGCGTTATCAGAAGAAAAACGGCCGGTTTCTGTTATTGCAGTTGCCTTGTGCCTCACATATCGTGGCTGTAGGAAAGATTGACGAACATAATCTGATAATGGTTACAGAGACAGACGGCTTTTTTACTTACAATGCGTCCGCTAAGACAACTGTTCATTATCCGGCTTCCCGTCTGCCGGGTGCTCCTGTTCACTCCATTTATATAGACAGAAACTCGGAAGTATGGTTCGGGCAGGATATTGCGGGAACCGTTGCACATTTTAATGCGAGGACAAAAGTGCTGAAAACGGAAGTAATCCCGGTAGAGCCTACATCTACCGACCGTTCCCGTCCGGCTTTTCACGTGCACGAAGATATTTTCGGTTCTGTTTGGGTGCATCCCTATGGCGGAGGTTTTTCGCGTTTCGATAAGGCTGCTAATTGCCTGCGTCCCTTCTATAACGGCTTTTCGGATACCGACTGGCGTTTTTCCAATAAAATCCATTCTGCTTTTTCCGACAGGCAAGGCAATCTGTGGATGTGCACCCATTCCAAGGGACTGGAGAAAATCACTTTCCGCTCTTCCTTTTTCAGTATGATGACGCCGGAACCTCATCGGTATGAATCATTGAGCAATGAGGTGCGTGCTCTTTGCGAAGACACGGAGCATAATCTTTGGGTGGGACTGAAAGACGGCAAAATAAGGATTTACGATAAGAATCGCACGGAACTGGGATACTTCACGGAGACAGGTACGATATCACATGCGGGGATACCGTTAAAGGGAAATACTTATTGCATATTTCAAGACAGTAAGCACAACATTTGGATTGCCACCAAGGGTGAGGGATTGGTAAAAGCCCGGCCTCAGGGTGGAGGACATTATAAACTGACCCGCTATTGCCATAGTAGGGATGATATCTACAGCCTGAGTGACAACAATGTATATTGTGTCTATGAGGACGTGAAAGGACGTATCTGGGTTGCCACTTTTGGAGGAGGAATCAACTACCTCACCCATAACCGTGGCGGACGGGAGATATTTGTTAACCACCGTAACAACCTGAAAGGTTTCCCTATAGATAATTGCCATAAAGTACGCTTCGTTACAGGTGACCATCGCGGAAATATATGGATTGCCACTACAGTCGGCGCATTAATGGTAAACAGTGATTTTAAGAAGCCCGAAGATGCAGTGTTTCATCACTATGTACGTGTGCAGAACGATGTAAACAGCTTGAGTAATAACGATGTGCACTATATTCTGTCTACCCGGAAGAACGAACTTTATCTGGTTACTTTCGGCGGCGGGTTGAATAAGTTGCAGACTATAGATGCTGCCGGCGACGCAATATTCAAGTCGTATGGCGTGGCCGAGGGATTGCCTTCGGATATATTGCTCTCCATACGTGAGGATAATAAGGGCAATCTTTGGATGAGTACGGAGAACGGCATCAGCAAATTTATTCCTGAAGAAGAACGTTTTGAAAACTATGCAGACGGTCATGTCTCGCCTCATGTCCGCTTCAGCGAAGCGGCATCGGCCTATACTTCGTGGGGAGACTTGCTGTTTGGTACGAGCAACGGCGTCTTACTGTTCAATCCCGATTCTATCAGGAAGAGCACATATGTACCGCCGTTAGTGTTTTCCAAATTGCTTATAGCCAATGAAGACGTTGTGCCGGATGAAAAAAATATATTGAAAGAGAGTTTGGATGATACCCGTGAATTGAAACTCTCGCACGAGGAAAACATTTTCACGATTCGTTTTGCCGCACTTGACTATACGGAACCTGCCGGAATACAGTATGCCTATATTCTGGAGGGATTTGAGAAATCTTGGAACTATGTCGGCAAGCAGCGTACCGCCACCTATACCAACCTGCCCAAAGGGCATTATGTGTTTAAGGTACGTGCCACCAATGCTGATGGAGTATGGACGGATAACATGCGCTTGCTTGATATTGAAGTGCTTCCTTCCTTTTGGGAGACTCCTTTTGCCTATTTCCTGTATGTCCTGTTTGTTCTGTTGATTATAATAACGGCTGTTTATATCTTGTTTACGATTTATCGTCTGAAGCACGAAGTTGTTGTGGAACAGCATATGACAGATATGAAATTGCGTTTCTTTACAGATATTTCCCATGAACTGCGTACTCCTTTAACCCTGATTTCAGGTCCGGTGGAATACGTGCTGGAGCATACGCAACTGCCGGCGGATGCCCGTGAACAGCTACAGGTTGTGGAGCGCAACACAAATCGTATGTTGCGTCTCATCAATCAGATACTCGACTTCCGTAAGATTCAGAACAAAAAGATGAAGATGCAGGTGCAGCGTGTCAATGTAGTGGCCTTTACCCGCAAGATAATGGAGAATTTCGATTCAGTGGCCGAGGAGCATCACATTGACTTCTTGTTCGAGACGGAAAAGCCCGAACTTTATCTGTGGGTGGATGTCGATAAATATGAAAAGATTATTTTCAACTTGCTCTCCAATGCTTTCAAATATACTCCGAATGGAAAAATGATAAAGGTTTTTATCCATGAGGACGAGGAAACCGTTTCTATTGGCGTGCAGGACCAGGGCATCGGCATTGCCGAGAACAAGAAGAAATCTATTTTTGTCCGTTTTGAGAATCTGGTAGACCGTAATTTGTTCAATCCAAGCACCGGCATCGGTTTGTCATTGGTAAAAGAACTGGTGGAGATGCACAAAGCTTTGATTACGGTAGATAGCAAGTTGGGAGAAGGCAGTTGCTTCAAGATAGACTTTATGAAAGGCAAGGAGCAGTATGACGAATCGGTGGAATTTATGCAGGACGATATAACAGTTGGTCTGGAGGCTTATCACCGGCAAACGGCGGATACGGAAGATGCGCAGTCTTCACAACCGGAAACGGGTTCTCAGGAAAAAGGCGGTGGAGATGCATCCAAAGATTTGATGCTGCTGGTAGAAGATAATTCCGAACTGCGTATTTTCCTGCGCAGCATCTTCGCTTCCGAGTATCGCATTGTAGAGGCTGCCAATGGTATGGAGGGGCTGAATAAGGCGTTGAAGTTTCTGCCGGATATTATTATCAGCGACGTGATGATGCCGGAAAAAGACGGTATCGCCATGACCCGTGAATTGCGTGCTGATATGACTACCAGCCATATTCCCATTGTGTTGCTTACGGCGAAGTCGTCCATCGAAAGTAAGTTGGAAGGATTGGAGTACGGTGCTGATGATTATATAACCAAACCTTTCAGCGCCACCTATTTAAAAGCACGTGTAAAGAACTTGCTTGCCCAGCGGCAGAAACTGCAAACTTTGTACCGCCAGAACTTGATGCAGGCAGGAGCGGTTGCAGCTGTTGCCGATGAACAGAGTATCGGTAATGTCCAGGATAATCCTCAAACGGATAAATCTGCGGCAATGTCTCCCAACGACCGTAAGTTTATGGATAAACTTATAGAACTGATGGAGAAGAACATGGATAACGGTGACTTGGTTGTAGATGATTTTGTGCAGGAACTTGCCGTGAGCCGTTCCGTATTCTTCAAGAAGTTGAAAACCTTGACCGGACTGGCGCCTATCGAGTTCATTAAGGAAATGCGTATCAATCGTGCAGCTCAGTTGATAGCCACCGGTGAGTATTCCATGACGCAAATATCCTATATGGTGGGTATCAATGACCCTCGTTATTTCAGTAAGTGTTTCAAGCAGAAAAAGGGAATGACACCCACGGAGTATCGGGATAAAGTGCTGAAATAA
- a CDS encoding dienelactone hydrolase family protein, which translates to MKPSVILYAVFLTVSLGIKAQQVDTVSYEVTKNMPVFYEQLKQQLTYPAAWGKSTTKDFGKWRIETRNVVMECMQNLPPAPAKYDMSVVGTEQRAGYEARKIWFNVSEWSRIPAYLLVPDGKGPFPAVIMLHDHGAHFSIGKEKMVRPFGVSPEISADAEDWVVRCYDGQYTGDYFAQNGYVVLSIDALFWGERGRKEGVSYDGQQALVSNFMQMGASWGAFINMDDVRSAEFLASLPMVDKNRVGCLGFSMGAYRSWMLAALTDCVKASASICWMNTTEHLMTLTNNQNKGGSAFSMLIPGLRRYLDYPHVASIACPKPTLFFNGTQDKLFPVEGVKDAYSIMQSVWQSQEVSDRLVTKIWEEKHFFNKEMQRETLEFFNKWLK; encoded by the coding sequence ATGAAACCAAGCGTTATACTTTATGCTGTTTTCCTTACCGTAAGTCTGGGTATAAAGGCTCAACAAGTTGATACGGTAAGTTATGAAGTGACAAAAAACATGCCCGTTTTCTACGAGCAACTGAAACAGCAACTTACCTATCCCGCAGCATGGGGAAAGTCTACCACAAAAGACTTCGGGAAATGGAGAATCGAAACACGAAATGTAGTGATGGAGTGCATGCAGAATCTGCCACCTGCTCCCGCGAAATACGATATGTCTGTCGTCGGAACAGAGCAGCGGGCGGGATATGAAGCCCGCAAGATATGGTTTAATGTTTCGGAATGGTCCCGCATACCGGCTTATTTATTGGTTCCTGACGGAAAAGGGCCTTTTCCGGCTGTGATAATGCTGCACGATCATGGAGCACACTTTTCCATCGGCAAAGAGAAAATGGTACGTCCTTTCGGGGTCTCACCGGAAATATCGGCTGATGCCGAAGATTGGGTGGTCCGTTGTTACGACGGACAATATACCGGAGATTACTTTGCACAAAACGGTTACGTAGTACTGTCTATTGACGCCCTGTTTTGGGGAGAACGCGGACGAAAGGAAGGAGTAAGTTATGACGGACAGCAGGCACTGGTTTCCAATTTCATGCAAATGGGAGCATCCTGGGGGGCTTTTATCAACATGGATGATGTGCGTAGTGCCGAGTTTCTGGCTTCACTGCCAATGGTAGATAAAAACAGGGTCGGTTGTTTGGGATTCTCTATGGGAGCCTACCGTTCCTGGATGCTGGCTGCGCTGACTGATTGTGTAAAAGCATCCGCTTCCATCTGCTGGATGAATACCACAGAGCATCTGATGACGCTGACTAATAATCAGAATAAGGGCGGTTCCGCCTTTTCAATGCTGATACCCGGCCTACGCCGCTACCTCGATTACCCGCACGTGGCAAGCATTGCATGTCCCAAACCAACCTTATTCTTCAATGGTACCCAAGACAAACTATTCCCTGTAGAAGGAGTAAAAGATGCCTATAGCATCATGCAGTCTGTTTGGCAGAGCCAGGAAGTCTCCGACCGTCTGGTTACTAAAATATGGGAAGAGAAGCACTTTTTCAATAAAGAGATGCAACGGGAAACTTTGGAGTTCTTTAATAAATGGTTGAAATAA